Proteins found in one Nostoc sp. NIES-3756 genomic segment:
- a CDS encoding threo-3-hydroxy-L-aspartate ammonia-lyase, with protein MSPSNSVSINDIQAAGQRLAGVAHRTPVLTSRTVNDRTDSEVFFKCENFQRTGAFKFRGAYNALAQLSPAQKEKGVLTFSSGNHGQAIALAGKLLNIPTTIVMPDDAPTVKQTATKSYGAEVILYNRQQTNREELAQNLASDRALTLIPPYDHPHVIAGQGTAALELVQEVGELDLLLVCCGGGGLISGCAIAAKALLPNVRVIGVEPTLADDATRSFYTKTLQTVTNTNTIADGARTPSLGKITFPLVLQYVDDMVTVSEQAIINTMFFIWERMKIVVEPTGVLAAAALLEDIVTAPGKKIGVIISGGNVDLAQFRH; from the coding sequence ATGTCACCATCTAATTCTGTCAGCATCAATGATATACAAGCTGCTGGGCAGCGTCTTGCTGGTGTTGCCCATCGCACGCCTGTATTGACTTCTCGGACTGTTAACGATCGCACTGACAGCGAGGTATTCTTCAAGTGCGAGAATTTTCAACGCACCGGGGCTTTTAAATTTAGGGGTGCGTATAATGCACTGGCACAGCTATCACCAGCGCAAAAAGAAAAAGGTGTGCTGACTTTCTCATCAGGAAATCATGGACAAGCGATCGCCTTAGCAGGTAAGTTACTCAACATCCCCACAACTATTGTCATGCCTGATGATGCACCAACCGTCAAGCAAACCGCCACCAAAAGCTACGGTGCAGAAGTAATTTTATATAATCGACAACAAACCAATCGTGAAGAACTAGCCCAAAATCTGGCAAGCGATCGCGCCTTAACCCTAATTCCCCCCTATGATCATCCGCATGTAATTGCTGGACAGGGTACAGCCGCTTTAGAACTAGTGCAAGAAGTTGGTGAGTTGGACTTGCTGTTGGTTTGTTGTGGCGGTGGGGGACTCATTTCCGGTTGTGCGATCGCCGCTAAAGCCCTTTTACCCAATGTGCGCGTCATTGGCGTAGAACCAACACTAGCCGATGATGCCACCCGTTCCTTCTACACCAAAACCCTCCAAACCGTCACAAATACCAACACAATCGCTGATGGTGCGCGTACTCCCAGCCTTGGGAAAATTACCTTTCCTCTAGTCTTACAATACGTCGATGATATGGTGACAGTCTCAGAACAAGCAATTATTAACACCATGTTTTTCATCTGGGAACGCATGAAAATTGTCGTTGAACCCACTGGAGTTTTAGCCGCCGCCGCTTTACTTGAAGATATAGTTACCGCACCAGGAAAAAAAATTGGTGTAATTATCAGTGGTGGAAATGTGGATTTAGCGCAATTTCGTCATTAG
- a CDS encoding GNAT family N-acetyltransferase, translating into MMKTEMRIYRFTDATQFYQRVKDYLLKQEALHNLLLGMCNGLIHNPEKFPETPYLVTVEKEDNIIGVAMRTPPQNLVLSQFQDITAIQVLTQDIHSLFLSLPGVIAPNYESENFALAWYSLTNQTYQLKVALRAFQLEKVQQIPSARGYLRQAVQEDKELLVRWYQDFYLEALNETALNAEEWAKWVLQEGRAYLWQDEISVSIVCSGNLKPNGIRINMVYTPREYRRRGYASAAVMDLSQSLLKQGYQFCFLFTDLANPTANHIYQDIGYQSVGDWHQYSFG; encoded by the coding sequence ATGATGAAAACGGAGATGAGAATCTATAGATTTACGGATGCAACTCAGTTTTATCAAAGAGTAAAAGACTATTTATTGAAACAAGAAGCATTACATAATTTATTACTAGGAATGTGTAATGGCTTGATTCATAATCCAGAAAAATTCCCAGAAACACCTTATTTAGTAACTGTAGAGAAAGAGGATAACATTATAGGCGTGGCGATGAGAACGCCACCGCAGAATTTAGTATTATCGCAATTTCAAGATATAACAGCTATTCAAGTATTAACTCAAGATATACATTCTTTATTTCTATCATTGCCAGGAGTAATTGCCCCTAACTACGAATCAGAAAACTTTGCTTTAGCTTGGTATTCTCTGACTAATCAAACTTATCAACTAAAGGTAGCACTACGAGCTTTTCAACTAGAAAAAGTTCAGCAAATCCCTTCTGCTAGAGGTTATTTACGCCAAGCTGTACAAGAAGATAAAGAACTTTTAGTAAGATGGTATCAAGATTTTTACTTAGAAGCCCTTAATGAAACTGCATTAAATGCTGAAGAGTGGGCTAAATGGGTCTTACAAGAAGGTAGAGCCTACTTATGGCAAGATGAAATTTCTGTATCTATTGTTTGTAGTGGTAACTTAAAACCTAATGGTATACGCATAAATATGGTGTACACTCCAAGAGAATATCGCCGTCGGGGTTATGCTAGTGCGGCTGTGATGGATTTGAGTCAATCTTTACTCAAGCAAGGATATCAATTCTGTTTTTTATTCACTGATTTAGCTAACCCCACAGCTAACCATATCTATCAGGATATTGGCTACCAATCAGTGGGTGATTGGCATCAATACTCTTTTGGTTAA